From a single Calothrix sp. NIES-2098 genomic region:
- a CDS encoding acetyl-CoA carboxylase carboxyl transferase subunit beta — translation MANNEESRGLKSLLDWFANRRKSGTISHERQEREIADGLWHKCAKCGVLTYTKDLKANQMVCIECGHHNRVDSDERIRQLIDRDTWRPMDEHLRPTDPLQFRDRKPYSDRLREMQEKIGLIDAVKTGLGQINGLPVALGVMDFRFMGGSMGSVVGEKLTRMIEQATQRRYPVVIICTSGGARMQEGMLSLMQMAKISAALQRHRDAKLLYIPVLTHPTTGGVTASFAMLGDIILAEPKATIGFAGRRVIEQTIREKLPEDFQTAEDLLKHGFVDDIVPRTQLKNTLAQLIGLHQPVPTAPHMVLWESRSLSSSAAE, via the coding sequence ATGGCAAACAACGAAGAATCACGCGGTTTAAAGTCACTATTGGATTGGTTTGCAAATCGGCGGAAATCAGGAACTATCAGCCACGAACGCCAAGAACGGGAAATTGCTGATGGGTTATGGCACAAATGCGCTAAGTGTGGTGTATTGACATATACGAAAGACCTGAAAGCAAATCAGATGGTTTGCATTGAATGCGGTCATCATAATCGAGTGGATAGCGATGAGCGCATCCGTCAATTAATCGATCGAGACACTTGGAGACCGATGGACGAGCATTTGCGTCCTACCGATCCCTTGCAATTTCGCGATCGCAAACCCTACAGCGATCGCCTTCGCGAAATGCAGGAAAAAATTGGTTTAATAGATGCTGTTAAAACTGGTTTAGGTCAAATCAACGGTTTGCCTGTGGCTCTAGGGGTAATGGATTTCCGCTTCATGGGTGGAAGTATGGGTTCAGTTGTGGGTGAAAAACTCACCCGCATGATTGAGCAAGCCACTCAGCGCCGTTATCCGGTAGTTATTATCTGTACTTCTGGTGGAGCCAGAATGCAGGAAGGTATGCTCTCTTTAATGCAGATGGCGAAAATCTCCGCAGCGCTACAACGCCATCGCGACGCCAAACTTTTATATATTCCCGTATTAACTCATCCAACTACTGGTGGTGTCACAGCTAGTTTCGCCATGTTGGGTGATATCATCCTCGCAGAACCCAAGGCTACCATCGGTTTTGCTGGCCGACGAGTCATCGAACAAACCATCCGCGAGAAATTACCAGAGGACTTTCAAACCGCTGAGGATTTGCTCAAGCATGGTTTTGTTGATGACATCGTACCCCGTACTCAGTTAAAAAATACTCTCGCCCAGCTGATTGGCTTGCATCAGCCCGTACCTACCGCCCCCCACATGGTTTTGTGGGAGAGCAGGAGTTTGAGTTCTAGCGCGGCTGAATAG
- a CDS encoding peptidase A24A domain-containing protein, producing the protein MTKHKGQSTNDTGLMTHDYMEILMTVPASAIVFALGASIGSFINVVVYRLPAGLSVLWPPSRCPHCLNQLKAHDNVPVFGWLWLKGRCRYCKSKISVRYPVVEALTGVIFLLVFLLFKVSILTIGYWAFCSWLLALSLIDLDTMTLPNQLTQSGLVLGIIFQIVIGFYPDGSYVGSIKHLMMGIVGAVLGLWLFDAIALFGSIALGKTAMGAGDAKLAAMMGAWLGWKYLLLAGFMACAVGALVGVVSITLSKRRFGQKIPFGPFLAFGAAIALFGGEAILSAYLRLFFPVT; encoded by the coding sequence ATGACAAAGCACAAAGGACAAAGTACAAATGACACAGGACTAATGACTCATGACTATATGGAAATTTTAATGACCGTTCCGGCGAGTGCAATTGTCTTCGCCTTAGGTGCATCTATTGGCAGCTTTATTAATGTTGTGGTTTATCGGCTACCGGCAGGTTTGTCAGTTCTTTGGCCTCCCTCCCGTTGTCCCCATTGCCTCAACCAGCTAAAAGCCCACGATAATGTCCCAGTTTTTGGTTGGCTATGGTTAAAAGGTCGGTGTCGTTATTGTAAAAGCAAGATTTCTGTCCGCTATCCTGTGGTAGAAGCGTTAACGGGCGTAATATTTTTACTAGTTTTTTTATTATTTAAAGTTTCTATTTTAACAATTGGATATTGGGCTTTTTGTAGCTGGTTATTGGCCCTATCGCTCATTGATTTAGATACGATGACTTTACCCAATCAACTTACTCAGTCTGGGTTGGTGTTGGGAATAATATTTCAAATAGTTATCGGTTTTTATCCAGATGGTAGCTATGTGGGATCGATCAAACATTTGATGATGGGGATTGTTGGTGCTGTGCTGGGCTTGTGGCTATTTGATGCGATCGCTCTTTTTGGTTCAATTGCTCTTGGTAAAACAGCAATGGGCGCAGGAGATGCCAAATTAGCCGCCATGATGGGGGCCTGGCTGGGTTGGAAGTATTTACTGTTAGCTGGTTTTATGGCTTGTGCCGTGGGAGCGTTAGTTGGTGTTGTATCAATTACACTATCGAAGCGCAGATTTGGACAAAAAATACCTTTTGGCCCTTTTTTAGCTTTTGGGGCTGCGATCGCTCTATTTGGAGGCGAAGCGATATTATCTGCTTACTTGCGGTTGTTTTTTCCAGTAACTTAA
- a CDS encoding 3-isopropylmalate dehydrogenase, protein MTQNYRITLLPGDGIGPEIMAVAVDVLNLVGKKFDLKFDFQEALIGGAAIDATGEPLPSATLDTCRNSDAVLLAAIGGYKWDSLPSNLRPEAGLLGLRAGLKLFANLRPAKILPQLIDASTLKREVVEGVDIMVVRELTGGIYFGKPKGIFETETGEKRGVNTMVYTESEIDRIGRVAFEAARKRGKKLCSVDKANVLEVSQLWRDRITKLSQEYPDVELSHLYVDNAAMQLVRAPKQFDTIVTGNLFGDILSDAAAMLTGSIGMLPSASLGADGPGVFEPVHGSAPDIAGQDKANPLAQVLSAAMMLRYGLDQPQAADAIENAVLQVLEQGDRTGDILSPGTKLLGCRAMGESLIQAIQAK, encoded by the coding sequence ATGACCCAGAACTACCGCATTACCTTACTCCCTGGCGATGGCATTGGCCCCGAAATTATGGCCGTAGCGGTAGACGTGCTAAATCTCGTGGGAAAGAAATTCGATCTGAAGTTTGATTTTCAAGAAGCCTTAATTGGTGGTGCAGCAATTGACGCCACTGGAGAACCTCTACCGAGTGCAACCTTAGATACTTGTCGCAACAGCGATGCTGTATTGCTTGCTGCTATCGGTGGTTATAAGTGGGATTCCCTACCATCTAATCTCCGTCCAGAAGCAGGTTTACTAGGGCTGCGTGCAGGGTTGAAATTATTTGCTAATTTGCGCCCAGCCAAAATTTTGCCCCAGCTGATTGACGCCTCAACTTTGAAACGGGAAGTTGTAGAAGGCGTTGATATTATGGTGGTGCGCGAACTTACTGGGGGAATTTACTTCGGTAAACCCAAAGGGATTTTTGAAACTGAAACAGGTGAGAAACGCGGTGTGAATACAATGGTTTACACCGAATCAGAAATCGATCGCATTGGTAGAGTAGCTTTTGAAGCAGCAAGGAAACGCGGCAAGAAACTTTGCTCGGTGGATAAGGCGAACGTATTAGAAGTATCTCAGTTATGGCGCGATCGCATCACCAAACTTTCTCAAGAATATCCGGATGTCGAACTATCTCACCTCTATGTAGATAATGCGGCGATGCAATTGGTACGCGCTCCCAAGCAATTCGATACCATCGTTACAGGCAATCTATTTGGCGATATTCTTTCTGATGCGGCTGCCATGCTCACTGGTAGTATTGGAATGCTCCCCTCTGCTAGTTTAGGTGCTGACGGGCCTGGTGTGTTTGAACCAGTTCACGGTTCTGCCCCAGATATCGCTGGACAGGATAAAGCTAATCCTTTAGCGCAGGTGTTAAGTGCGGCCATGATGCTACGCTACGGTTTAGACCAACCGCAAGCAGCAGACGCCATTGAAAACGCCGTATTGCAAGTTTTAGAACAAGGCGATCGCACTGGTGATATTCTCTCCCCTGGAACAAAGCTGTTGGGTTGTCGTGCTATGGGGGAATCGCTAATTCAAGCTATTCAAGCAAAATAA
- a CDS encoding alpha-2-macroglobulin domain-containing protein — translation MFIKNLINLLLSLTLMLGIAGCSLFGINSSKEQLPTVAPLSPPKLPDWIEQISPIGDAKPLNQIRIRFKEALIPVESLDTPEQQNLLQKFELIPPLPGQFRFLTPRMVGFQADKALPQATRFQVTLKSGLADLKNHRLDQDLAWTFNTQPIKLTNLPGVNPMEKADIQPIDLQPKLQFTSNVELDKSSVAEHLQLVPEGKDKGIGFKVELVKEDKPQESEDPLEKFDPSVKNWIYQLIPQGNLEVATRYRLNFAPGIRPAYGNLPTEKEFASKLATYSPLAFQGINFYGQPDAGGTYGRFVKGSPQLEFNNILVADSAIENIKIEPKPKDIPRLIQVNDEDRVVSINPYALAPDTTYNITVGGNLKDKFGQTLDKPVTVKYETGDLAGDIWVPSDLNIFPSGKDLQLNINTINLPEAKYKAAYKVVQPTDLVYDNNANNFLPQPAEWQNFPVKGKKNQAVDVNVPLKEKLSSPTGMLAYGVQARTNKYQENGKELWREPTTYGLVQLTNLGVFSQWFPDSGLIRVHHLSDGSPVKAAAVEIYQSKLNEKSHPPASPCATGKTDDSGNLSIKREDLQKCLAGNQTFIKAPELLIIARENQDWAFTRTEEYSGVYGYGIDAGWQDGKPESRGAIFSDRQLYQPGEKAWLTAFADYLQNGTIQQDKNAAYQLTLVDPDGQRTNLGTKTTNEFGTFSLELPINKTQRLGYYTVEAKGKNGQEISGELRVAEFKPPNFKVELNLDKEFALIGEEVEAKAASNYLFGAPVQGGEAKYFVTRQQANFIPKGWEEFSFGRQWFWPEESPTLTSDVLQANSKLDENGKSKQTLTVAKDLPYPMTYRVDVQVADVSNLSVANSQTFTALTTNRLIGLKSNFVADAGKAFAIEAIVTDPTGKPITGQRLRLELQQIKYSSVTKLVEGSRTAKNQVEYKTIGQAEVTSADKPQSVTLTPKESGSYRIRANFSDTKDELSATDLQIWVTGDNQVFWGSPEEDRLEVKLDKKEFKPGETATALIQSPYPEAELYFAVIKDKPLYQHITKVKGGAPQIQFEVTPEMLPNAAIQAVLVRQGAPLNEVEPGNLDKLVKIGFAPFKVNLQNKYLKVQVKPLQASLEPGVEETVQLELTDNQDIPTQGQFTVMVVNEAVLQLSGYRPPDLVNTVYAEQAIATRFSDNRPDVVIQPQDIPKPKGWGYGGGFSSGAANTRVRTDFQALAYYNGSVLTDASGKAQITFKLPDDLTTWRVMAVATDGNLRFGNGENTFITTKPLLTNAILPQFARPGDRIFAGLSVTNTTGNSGNLSINGELSGTVKFAENNPTATTLQTKAETATQAYRFPMVADTVGVGKIRFTTQLNNAADAFEVPLEVKPLEITEQVVETGITEKQTKIPVNVDKNTFPDAGGLDIQLASTLVPEIKAPAKQVLGDNQLPFAEPAASQLIIAANLQTLSQKYGQTFAEFNINQQANLATEQLQKLQVADGGFASYPEQEKSDPWVSSYAAESLAKANQAFPGLIDSGMLSRLKGYLQKVLANPGQYDFCKQQICKNQLQLNALIALAELGDKRNSFLADVYQQRNNFDVVNQIKLARYLSQFPEWQDESQTMFNQLQQSIYETGRNAVISLPNSWEWMSSSTTAQAQALQLFIANKAKLEVVDKLFQSLLAQRRDGTWQTSYNNAQALTALVEYSQLQPRPPNFVTFVQLAGKKLGENRFEGYSNPSLQLNVPMDKLPRGRHDLVLRKSGRGKLHYLVAYNYRLQGNQPGRFNGLRVTREIQKVGEDKVLQKLGLYAFDKPLTLTPGQVFDIGLEIISDRTVEHVVITDPLPAGLEAVDASFQTTTAALQAKADSWQLGFKNIYRDRIIAYADHLEPGVYSLHYLVRSVTPGKFLWPGAEVHLQYAPEEFGRTAESTLILEDSK, via the coding sequence ATGTTTATTAAAAATTTAATTAACCTTCTACTTAGCTTAACACTGATGCTAGGTATCGCAGGGTGCAGCTTATTCGGAATTAATTCAAGTAAAGAACAACTACCAACAGTTGCGCCTCTATCCCCACCAAAATTACCAGATTGGATCGAACAAATTAGCCCTATTGGTGATGCGAAACCTCTCAATCAAATTCGCATCCGATTTAAAGAAGCTTTAATTCCCGTTGAAAGCCTAGATACTCCAGAACAACAAAACTTACTGCAAAAATTTGAACTCATACCACCTTTACCCGGACAATTTCGCTTTTTAACACCACGCATGGTGGGTTTTCAAGCAGATAAAGCCTTACCACAAGCCACAAGATTTCAAGTTACCCTCAAATCTGGTTTAGCCGATTTAAAAAATCATCGCTTAGATCAAGATTTAGCTTGGACTTTTAATACTCAACCGATTAAGCTGACTAATTTACCCGGCGTTAACCCGATGGAAAAGGCTGACATTCAACCAATTGATTTACAGCCTAAATTACAATTTACCTCAAATGTAGAACTAGATAAGTCCTCAGTTGCAGAACATTTACAGTTAGTTCCTGAAGGTAAAGATAAAGGTATTGGCTTTAAGGTTGAATTAGTCAAAGAAGATAAGCCCCAAGAAAGTGAAGATCCGTTAGAAAAATTTGACCCTTCAGTAAAGAACTGGATTTATCAGCTTATCCCCCAAGGAAATTTAGAAGTCGCCACTCGTTATCGGTTGAATTTTGCGCCTGGTATCCGTCCAGCTTATGGTAATTTACCGACTGAAAAAGAATTTGCCAGTAAATTAGCCACCTATTCACCTTTAGCTTTTCAAGGAATTAATTTCTATGGACAGCCAGATGCAGGTGGAACTTATGGGAGATTTGTTAAAGGTAGTCCGCAATTAGAATTTAATAATATCTTAGTTGCCGATTCTGCGATAGAAAATATTAAAATTGAGCCGAAACCAAAAGATATTCCCAGACTCATCCAAGTCAACGATGAAGATAGAGTTGTCAGTATCAATCCTTATGCCTTAGCACCAGACACTACTTATAACATTACTGTTGGTGGAAACCTCAAAGATAAATTTGGTCAAACTTTGGATAAGCCTGTCACAGTTAAATATGAAACAGGTGATTTAGCTGGCGATATTTGGGTTCCTTCAGATTTAAATATTTTCCCTTCCGGTAAAGACTTACAGCTAAATATCAATACAATAAATTTACCAGAAGCTAAATATAAAGCCGCTTATAAAGTAGTTCAACCCACAGATTTAGTTTACGATAATAATGCAAATAATTTCTTACCTCAACCTGCCGAATGGCAAAATTTTCCCGTAAAAGGCAAGAAAAATCAAGCAGTTGATGTAAATGTTCCTTTGAAAGAAAAGCTATCTTCCCCAACAGGAATGCTAGCTTATGGAGTGCAAGCACGGACTAATAAATATCAAGAAAATGGTAAAGAACTGTGGCGCGAACCTACAACTTATGGCTTAGTACAATTAACGAATTTAGGCGTATTTTCTCAGTGGTTTCCTGATTCTGGCTTAATTCGCGTGCATCATCTTAGCGATGGTTCGCCAGTAAAAGCTGCGGCTGTCGAAATTTATCAATCAAAATTGAACGAAAAATCTCATCCGCCAGCTTCACCTTGTGCAACTGGCAAAACAGATGATAGTGGTAATTTAAGTATTAAACGCGAAGATTTACAGAAATGTTTGGCTGGAAATCAAACCTTTATCAAAGCACCAGAACTATTAATAATTGCCCGTGAAAATCAAGATTGGGCATTTACCCGCACAGAAGAATATAGTGGTGTTTACGGTTATGGTATTGATGCTGGTTGGCAAGATGGTAAACCAGAATCACGAGGTGCGATATTCTCAGATAGGCAGTTGTATCAACCAGGTGAAAAAGCTTGGTTAACTGCTTTTGCCGATTACTTACAAAATGGCACAATTCAGCAAGATAAAAATGCTGCTTACCAATTAACTCTAGTCGATCCTGATGGGCAAAGGACTAATTTAGGCACAAAAACAACCAATGAATTTGGTACATTCTCTCTAGAGTTACCTATAAATAAAACTCAACGCTTAGGCTATTATACAGTCGAAGCTAAAGGGAAAAACGGACAAGAAATTTCTGGAGAATTGCGAGTAGCTGAATTTAAACCGCCTAACTTTAAAGTTGAACTCAACTTAGATAAAGAATTTGCTTTAATTGGTGAGGAAGTAGAAGCAAAAGCTGCGAGTAATTATCTATTTGGCGCACCCGTACAAGGAGGAGAAGCAAAATATTTTGTGACCCGTCAACAAGCTAATTTTATACCTAAAGGTTGGGAAGAATTTAGCTTTGGTAGACAATGGTTCTGGCCGGAAGAAAGTCCAACTTTAACTAGCGATGTATTGCAAGCTAATTCTAAATTAGATGAGAATGGTAAAAGCAAACAAACTTTGACAGTCGCGAAAGATTTACCATACCCAATGACTTATCGGGTAGATGTGCAAGTTGCAGATGTTTCTAATTTATCTGTGGCAAATTCGCAAACTTTTACAGCCTTAACAACTAATCGCCTGATTGGGTTAAAAAGTAATTTTGTGGCTGACGCTGGTAAAGCATTTGCTATCGAAGCTATTGTTACTGACCCTACAGGAAAACCTATTACAGGTCAACGGCTGCGTCTGGAATTACAACAGATAAAATATAGTAGTGTGACTAAATTGGTGGAAGGTAGCCGCACAGCAAAAAATCAAGTTGAATATAAGACAATTGGACAAGCAGAAGTGACATCTGCTGATAAGCCTCAATCGGTAACTTTAACCCCAAAAGAATCAGGTTCCTACAGAATTAGGGCAAATTTTAGCGATACGAAAGATGAATTAAGCGCCACAGATTTACAAATTTGGGTAACAGGAGACAATCAAGTATTTTGGGGTTCTCCAGAAGAAGACAGGCTAGAAGTTAAACTAGATAAAAAAGAATTTAAACCTGGCGAAACTGCAACTGCATTAATTCAATCTCCCTACCCAGAAGCCGAATTATATTTTGCAGTCATTAAAGACAAACCTCTCTATCAGCATATTACAAAAGTCAAGGGAGGCGCACCCCAAATTCAGTTTGAAGTTACGCCAGAAATGTTACCAAATGCAGCAATACAAGCTGTGTTAGTCAGACAAGGCGCACCACTGAATGAAGTAGAACCGGGAAATTTAGATAAATTAGTAAAAATTGGCTTTGCACCATTTAAAGTCAACTTGCAAAATAAATATTTAAAAGTGCAAGTTAAGCCATTGCAAGCATCCCTCGAACCTGGTGTAGAGGAAACCGTACAACTAGAACTCACAGATAATCAAGATATCCCCACCCAAGGACAATTTACAGTCATGGTGGTGAATGAAGCGGTATTGCAACTATCTGGCTATCGTCCGCCAGATTTGGTAAATACAGTATACGCCGAACAAGCGATCGCCACTCGTTTTAGTGATAATCGTCCCGATGTCGTCATTCAACCGCAAGATATTCCCAAACCCAAAGGCTGGGGTTATGGCGGTGGCTTTTCCTCAGGTGCAGCTAATACCCGCGTCCGTACAGATTTTCAAGCTTTAGCTTACTACAATGGTTCTGTCCTGACTGATGCTAGCGGGAAAGCACAGATAACCTTTAAACTCCCCGATGACTTAACTACATGGCGAGTAATGGCTGTAGCTACCGATGGAAATCTGCGGTTTGGCAATGGCGAGAACACATTTATTACTACCAAACCACTGCTAACTAACGCCATCTTGCCACAATTTGCCCGTCCAGGCGATCGTATTTTTGCTGGTTTATCAGTCACCAACACCACTGGAAATAGCGGAAATCTCTCAATTAACGGCGAACTTAGCGGTACAGTCAAATTTGCGGAGAACAACCCCACCGCTACCACTCTGCAAACCAAAGCCGAAACTGCTACCCAAGCTTATCGCTTCCCAATGGTGGCGGATACTGTGGGAGTTGGGAAAATTCGCTTTACCACCCAGTTAAATAATGCAGCCGATGCTTTTGAAGTACCTTTAGAAGTTAAGCCGCTAGAAATTACCGAACAAGTTGTAGAAACAGGAATTACCGAAAAACAAACCAAAATTCCTGTAAATGTTGATAAAAATACCTTCCCAGATGCAGGAGGTTTAGATATTCAACTGGCGAGTACCCTAGTCCCAGAAATTAAAGCACCAGCCAAACAAGTTTTAGGTGATAACCAATTACCATTTGCAGAACCAGCAGCCAGTCAGTTAATTATTGCGGCGAATTTGCAAACTCTCTCACAAAAATATGGACAGACATTTGCCGAATTCAACATTAACCAACAAGCAAATCTCGCAACCGAACAACTGCAAAAACTCCAAGTAGCCGATGGTGGTTTTGCTTCCTACCCGGAACAAGAAAAATCCGATCCTTGGGTGTCTTCCTACGCAGCAGAATCCTTAGCTAAAGCAAATCAAGCCTTCCCCGGTTTAATTGATTCAGGAATGCTTTCTCGCCTCAAAGGTTACTTGCAAAAAGTCCTCGCTAATCCCGGACAATACGATTTTTGCAAACAGCAAATTTGTAAAAATCAACTACAACTAAATGCTTTAATCGCATTGGCAGAACTGGGCGATAAACGCAATAGCTTCTTAGCAGATGTTTATCAACAGCGCAATAACTTTGATGTAGTCAATCAAATCAAATTAGCGCGATATTTATCTCAATTTCCCGAATGGCAAGATGAATCTCAAACCATGTTCAACCAGTTACAACAAAGTATCTATGAAACTGGTCGCAACGCAGTTATTAGCCTACCCAACAGTTGGGAATGGATGAGTTCCTCAACAACAGCACAAGCGCAAGCTTTACAGTTATTTATTGCTAACAAAGCTAAACTAGAAGTAGTCGATAAACTATTTCAAAGTCTGCTAGCACAGCGAAGGGATGGCACATGGCAAACTAGTTATAACAACGCCCAAGCACTCACAGCCTTAGTAGAATATAGTCAACTACAACCCAGACCACCTAATTTTGTTACCTTCGTACAATTAGCTGGGAAAAAGTTAGGAGAAAATCGTTTTGAAGGCTATAGCAATCCTAGCTTGCAACTAAACGTACCAATGGATAAATTACCTCGCGGTCGTCACGATTTAGTATTACGAAAATCAGGTAGAGGTAAATTACATTATCTGGTTGCTTATAATTATCGCTTGCAAGGAAATCAACCAGGAAGATTTAACGGGTTAAGAGTGACAAGAGAAATACAGAAAGTTGGTGAAGATAAAGTTCTGCAAAAATTAGGACTTTACGCCTTTGATAAACCCTTGACTTTAACACCTGGACAAGTGTTTGATATTGGTTTAGAAATTATTAGCGATCGCACTGTAGAGCATGTAGTAATTACAGATCCTTTACCAGCAGGATTAGAAGCAGTAGATGCAAGTTTCCAAACGACAACAGCCGCATTGCAAGCAAAAGCCGATAGTTGGCAATTAGGTTTTAAAAATATTTACCGCGATCGCATTATCGCCTACGCCGACCACCTCGAACCAGGAGTTTATAGCCTGCATTACTTAGTGCGTTCCGTTACTCCCGGTAAATTCCTCTGGCCTGGTGCAGAAGTACATTTGCAATATGCACCCGAAGAATTTGGGCGTACTGCTGAGTCGACATTAATACTGGAGGATAGTAAGTAA
- a CDS encoding integral membrane sensor signal transduction histidine kinase, whose product MKIAHRLVGSFVSVSLLTSVVGVVAIAQSQKIAESLAIAEAENVAQVIAISISHHSDDQKSISVERSEPIQNYIMLLHKLQQRDNEVVNRQKVIIADAVTEDIGTTLEHDRGNEVQQTIQDGKARTFLEKSNNYPQGIKLIVVPWKTNQNQIIGAVILEWSSLFDEAIAQAKPTMLLIGITSLSCVILALMLGLQIASSIAKPLQSVTEVAQQVTEESNFDLKVPVMAKDETGILAAALNHLIERVKILLTEKEQRSEELQQAFTQLHNTQLQLVQTEKMSSLGQLVAGIAHEINNPVNFIRGNIDHIDRYTQDLLQLIQAYQEHYPYPPATLQDILDDIEIDFLREDLLKLLQSMKIGTERIRQIVLSLRNFSRLDEAEFKSVDLHEGLENTLLILQHRLQAQPETPAIVVIKDYGELPLVECYPGQLNQVFMNLLTNAIDALEDSRQHTQPGKIWISTQVTANNCVQISIADNGLGINEILRSRIFDPFFTTKPIGKGTGLGLSISYKIITEKHHGKIWCDFTGGEGTKFVIEIPVHQPQLI is encoded by the coding sequence ATGAAAATTGCTCATAGACTTGTTGGAAGCTTTGTTAGTGTTTCTCTATTAACAAGTGTGGTTGGTGTGGTGGCGATCGCCCAAAGCCAAAAAATTGCTGAAAGTCTGGCGATCGCAGAAGCTGAAAACGTTGCCCAAGTGATTGCTATTTCAATCAGTCACCATTCTGACGATCAAAAATCAATTTCTGTTGAACGTTCTGAGCCAATACAAAACTACATCATGCTGCTGCATAAGTTGCAACAGCGGGATAATGAGGTGGTCAATCGACAGAAAGTGATTATAGCAGATGCTGTGACCGAAGATATTGGAACTACTCTTGAGCACGATCGGGGCAATGAAGTTCAGCAAACAATCCAAGATGGCAAGGCCAGAACTTTTTTGGAAAAGAGTAATAATTATCCCCAAGGGATTAAATTGATTGTTGTTCCCTGGAAAACCAATCAAAATCAGATAATTGGTGCTGTTATTTTAGAATGGTCATCGCTGTTTGACGAGGCGATCGCCCAAGCCAAACCAACAATGCTGTTGATTGGTATCACTAGTTTAAGCTGTGTGATTTTGGCATTAATGTTAGGGTTACAAATTGCTAGCAGCATTGCGAAACCATTGCAATCCGTGACTGAGGTAGCACAGCAAGTTACTGAAGAATCTAACTTTGACCTCAAAGTCCCTGTGATGGCTAAGGATGAAACTGGTATCTTGGCGGCTGCACTCAACCATCTCATCGAACGTGTAAAAATACTATTAACTGAAAAAGAACAACGTTCAGAGGAACTTCAGCAAGCTTTCACTCAGCTGCACAACACTCAACTACAACTTGTGCAAACCGAAAAGATGTCCAGTTTAGGTCAATTAGTAGCGGGAATTGCCCACGAAATCAATAATCCTGTCAATTTTATTCGTGGCAACATTGACCATATTGATAGATATACTCAAGACTTACTGCAATTAATTCAAGCTTACCAAGAGCATTACCCCTATCCACCCGCAACACTGCAAGATATTTTAGATGATATAGAAATTGACTTTCTTCGGGAAGATTTGCTCAAGCTGCTGCAATCCATGAAAATCGGTACTGAAAGGATTCGGCAAATTGTTTTATCTCTGCGTAATTTCTCGCGTCTAGATGAAGCTGAATTTAAATCTGTTGACCTGCATGAAGGTCTTGAGAATACGCTGCTAATTTTACAACATCGTCTCCAGGCACAACCGGAAACTCCAGCAATTGTAGTCATTAAAGACTACGGTGAATTACCTTTGGTTGAGTGTTACCCCGGACAACTCAATCAGGTATTTATGAACTTACTGACAAATGCAATTGATGCTTTAGAGGACTCTAGGCAACATACACAGCCTGGTAAAATTTGGATTTCTACTCAAGTGACAGCTAATAATTGCGTACAGATTTCGATCGCCGATAATGGTTTGGGGATAAATGAAATATTGCGATCGCGCATTTTCGATCCCTTCTTTACTACCAAACCCATTGGTAAAGGTACAGGCTTAGGCTTATCCATCAGCTACAAAATCATCACCGAAAAACATCATGGCAAGATTTGGTGCGATTTCACAGGCGGAGAAGGTACCAAATTTGTGATTGAAATTCCAGTGCATCAACCTCAACTAATCTAG